A window of Burkholderiales bacterium genomic DNA:
ACCGGCATGGCGCAGTGGTGCCCGGCGCGGATCGCCACCCCCTGGTGGTCCAGGATGGTGCCGATGTCGTGGGGATGCACCCCGTCCATCACGAAGGACAGGATCCCGGCCTTTTGCCGGGCGGTGCCCACCAGGCGCAGGCCCTTGATCCCGGCGACCGCTTCGGTCGCGTACTCGAGCAGGGCGTGCTCGTGGGCGGCGATCGCCTCCATGCCGATGCCCGCCACGTAATCCAAGGCCGCCCCCAGGCCGATGGCGCCGGCGATGTGGGGCGTGCCCGCCTCGAACTTGTAGGGCAGGTCGTTGTAGAGGGTCTTCTCGAAGGTGACCACCTTGATCATGTCGCCCCCGCCCTGGTACGGCGGCATGGCCGCGAGCAGCGCTTCCTTGCCGTAGAGGGCGCCGATCCCGGTAGGGCCGTAGATCTTGTGGCCGGAGAGGGCGTAGAAGTCGCAGTCCAGGGCCTGCACGTCCACCGGGACGTGGGGAGCCGCCTGGGCCCCGTCCAGCAGCACCTTGGCCCCCACGGCGTGGGCCCGCTCCACGATGCGCCCGACCGGGTTGATGGTGCCCAGGGCGTTGGACACGTGCACCGCCGCCACGATCTTGGTGCGCTCGGAAAGGAGCCGCTCGAACTCCTCGAACACCATCTCGCCGGCGTCGTTGATGGGCGCCACCTTGAGCACGGCGCCGGTCTGCTGGCACGCCATCTGCCACGGCACGATGTTGGAGTGGTGCTCCATGGCGGTGATGAGCACTTCGTCGCCGGGCTTGAGAACGGCGCGCCCGTAGCTCTGGGCCACCAGGTTCACGCCCTCGGTGCAGCCGCGCACGAACACGATCTCCCGTGCCGAGCGGGCGTTGAGGAACCGGGCGACCTTCTCCCGGGCCCCCTCGTAGGCGTCGGTGGCCTTCTGGGACAGGGCGTGCACGCCGCGGTGCACATTGGCGTTGTACTCCTCGTAGTAGCGCCGCTCGGCCTCGATCACCGCCGCCGGCTTCTGGCTGGTGGCGGCGTTGTCCAGATAGACCAGGGGCTTGCCATAGACCTGCTGCTTGAGGACGGGAAAATCCTCCCGCCAGCGATATGCCGGGGCCACGTGCCGGACCAGAGCTTCCTTCGTCGCGCTCATACCAGTTCCCTGATGGCTTCACCCTCGGGCAGGCGCCCGATCACGAATTCCTCCAGCCGCACCCGCAGAGGTTTCAGGCCGATGCGGTTGATGACGTCGTTGGCAAACGCGTAGGTAAGAAGATTCCTTGCCGCCACATCCCCAATGCCGCGGGAACGCAGATAAAACAGCATATCCTCGTCGAGCTGCCCCACGGTGGCGCCGTGGGCGCACTTCACGTCGTCGGCGTAGATCTCCAATTGGGGCTTGGTGTCCACTTCGGCGTCCTGGGAGAGGAGCAGGTTGTTGTTGGTCTGCTCCGCGTCCGTCTTCTGGGCGCCCGGATGCACCACCACCCGCCCGCTGAACACGCCCCGGCCGGCCCCGTCCAGCACGCCCCGGTAGTACTCCCGGCTGGTGCCGCGGGGTTTGGCGTGATCGATGCGGGTGTGATGATCCACGTGCTGGCGCCCGCCCACCAGGTAGAGTCCGTTCAGGGTCGTTTCGCACCCCTCGTCGTCGAGCGCCACGGCAATGTCGGTGCGGGCGAGCTGGGCCCCCAGCGCCATGGAATGGGAGACGAAACGGCTGTCCCGGCGCTGCTCGGCATGAATGCCCGCCAGGTGGACGGTCTTCACGTCCTCCTGCTGCAGCTTCACGTGCTCCACCGCCGCGCCGGGGCCCACCGAGATCTGGGTGAGGGTGTTGGTGAACGCCACCGCCCCGGGCACGCCCGCGTAGTGCTCGATCACCAGGGCCTGGGCTCCCTCCTCGGCCAGGACCAGGTGGCGCAGGTGGGCCGCCCGCCCGCCGCCGCTCGCGAGGATCAGCAGGTGCAGGGGCCGGGGAAGCTTCACCCCGGGCTGCAAATGAACGACCGCCCCGTCCCGGGCGAAGGCGGTGTTCATCGCGGCGAAAGGGCCGGCAGGCGCCTCGCTCCCGAAGTAAGGAACGAGCGGCTCCGCCCCCCGCTCCAAAAGCTCTGCCAGGCTGCAGACCATCGCGCCCTCCGGCAACTTCCCCAGCCGGGAAAGCTGCGGCACGAAACAGCCGTCCACGAACACGAGCAGGTCCGCGTCCAGGTGGGCGAAGCGGTGGATCGCCAGGGTACTCTCGAGCTCGCTGGACGGTACGCTCCCCGCGGCCGGCGGGAAATGCCGCCGCTCCAGGGGCGCGACGCTGGTGTACTTCCAGTCCTCGTCCCGGAGCGTCGGAAAGCCCAGGGCCCGGAAACGCTCCAGGGCCCGCTCCCGCGCCTTGCGCACCCAGGGCACCCCGTGCCCCGGAAGCAGGTCGGCCAGCGCCGCGTAGTCGTCGGCGTAGCGGGCCGCGGCGTTCGCCTTGAGATCGTCCACCTTCACGTCCGCGCCTCCTTGCCTTTGCCCCCGTGGGCCGCCATCCAGGCGTAGCCGTGTCTCTCCAGCTCCAGCGCCAGCTCCCGCCCGCCCGAGCGGATGATGCGGCCCTGGGCCAGCACATGCACGAAATCCGGCACGATGTAGTTGAGCAGCCGCTGGTAATGGGTCACCAGCACCATGGCGCGCTCGGGGCTGCGAAGCGAATTGACCCCTTCCGCCACCACCTTGAGAGCGTCGATGTCCAGACCCGAGTCGGTCTCGTCCAGGATCGCGAGCTTGGGCTCCAGCACTGCCATCTGCAGGATCTCGTTGCGCTTCTTCTCGCCGCCGGAGAAGCCCTCGTTCACCGAGCGGTAGAGGAACTCCTCCGGAATCTGCACCAGCTTCATCCGGTCCTTCACCAGCTTCAGGAAGTCCATGGCGTCCAGCTCGGGCTCGCCCCGGGCCTTGCGCACCGCGTTGACCGCCGCTTTGAGCAGGTAGACGTTGGAGACGCCGGGGATTTCCACCGGGTACTGGAACGCCAGGAAAATGCCCGCCCGGGCCCGCTCCTCGGGCGGCAATTCGAGCAGGTTCCGGCCCATGTAGAGCACTTCGCCCTCGGTCACCTGGTAGCCTTCCCGGCCGGCGATCACGTTGGCGAGGGTGCTCTTGCCCGAGCCGTTGGGCCCCATGATGGCGTGCACCTCCCCCGCGTTCACCTTCAGGGAGAGCCCCTTGAGGATCGGCTTGCCCTCCACCGTTACGTGCAGATTCCTGACTTCCAGCATCGTCATATCCTTTCGAGATCCTCGATCCTCAGCCCACGCTTCCTTCCAGGCTCACCCCCAGGAGCTTCTGCGCCTCCACCGCGAACTCCATGGGCAGCTCCTTGAACACTTCCTTGCAGAAACCGTTGACGATCATGGAGACCGCGTCCTCGGCGGAAATGCCCCGCTGCATGCAGTAGAAGAGCTGGTCCTCGCCGATGCGGGATGTAGTGGCCTCGTGCTCCACCCGCGCCGTCGGATTCTTGACCTCGATGTAGGGGAAGGTGTGGGCCGCGCACTTGTCCCCCATCAGCAAGGAATCGCACTGGGTGTAGTTGCGGGCGTTGTCGGCGCCCTTGAGCACCTTCACCAGGCCCCGGTAGGCGTTGCGGCCGTGGCCGGCCGAGATCCCCTTGGAGACGATGGTGGAGCGGGTGTTCCTGCCGACGTGGATCATCTTGGTGCCGGTGTCGGCCTGCTGGTAATTGTTGGTGAGCGCCACCGAGTAGAACTCGCCCACCGAGTTGTCCCCCTTCAGGATGCAGCTCGGGTACTTCCAGGTGATGGCCGAACCGGTCTCCACCTGGGTCCAGGAGATGTGGCTGTTCGCCCCGCGGCACTCGCCCCGCTTGGTCACGAAGTTGTAGATGCCCCCCTTGCCTTCCTTGTCCCCCGGGTACCAGTTCTGCACCGTGGAATACTTGATCTTGGCGTTGTCCAGCGCGATCAGCTCCACCACCGCGGCGTGGAGCTGGTTCTCGTCCCGCATGGGCGCCGTACAGCCCTCCAGGTAGGAGACGTAGGAACCCTCGTCGGCGATGATCAGGGTGCGCTCGAACTGGCCGGTGGACTTGGCGTTGATGCGGAAATAGGTGGACAGCTCCATGGGGCACTTGACCCCCTTGGGCACGTAGACGAAGGAGCCATCGGAGAACACCGCCGAGTTGAGGGCGGCGAAGAAGTTGTCGGTGTAGGGCACCACGCTGCCGAGGTACTTCCTCACCAGTTCGGGGTGTTCCCGAACCGCCTCGGAGAACGAACAGAAAATGATCCCCATGGCCGCCAGCTTGTCCTTGAAGGTGGTGGCGACGGAGACGCTGTCGAACACCGCGTCCACCGCCACGCCCGCCAGGATCTCCTGCTCCTTCAGGGGAATGCCCAGCTTTTCGTAGGTGCGCAGCAACTCCGGATCCACCTCGTCCAGACTCTTCGGCCGCTCCTTCTTGGTCTTGGGCGCGGCGTAGTAGTAGATGTCCTGGTAGTCGATCTTGGGGTAGCGCACGCTCGCCCACCCGGGCTCCCGCATGGTGAGCCAGTGGCGGTAGGCCTTGAGGCGCCACTCCAGCATGAACTCGGGCTCCTCCTTCTTCGCCGAGATCAGGCGGACGATGTCCTCGTTCAGCCCCTTCGGGACGAAATCCGTCTCGATGGGGGTCTCGAAGCCGTGCTGGTATTCCCGGCGAATCAGCTCGTCCAGTTGCTGTGCGGCCGTCGACATGGAAGAGTCTCCTCTGGCAATCCGTTCAAGCGTTGACCCGGACCCGGCGGTGGGCGAGCAACTGGTCGGCGTTGATCACCGCCAGGGTGGGCTGGGCCATGTCCGCCAGGGTTACCCCCGTGAGCGCCTGACGCACCGCGGCGTTGATTTTCATCCAGTTCACCCGCACCGAGCAGGAGGTCTCCTGCTCGCACGACCCCGGGGCGCTCGAGCACTCCGTGAGTCCGATGGGCCCCTCGATGGCGTCGATGATCTCCATGAGGGTAATGGCCTCCGGCGCCCGGGCCAGGCTGTAGCCTCCCCGCATGCCCCGGTGGGATACCAGGATGGCCTCCCGGGCCAGGATCTTCAGGATCTTGCTCACCGTGGGGAGCGAGATCTGGGTGGCAGCGGCGATTTCGGCGGCGTTGTGCACGCCCGCCGGGTGGCGCGCCAGGTAGGTCATCACCAACGTGCCGTAATCGGCCAGTTTGCTCATGCGGATCATGGAGATTCCCGCTCCCCTGGGATTTAGGACTATTTTAGTCCTGTATCGTTTCCCGGTTCAACAAAAATTTCTCATATTGCTTCGCAGCAAGCTTATAATCCCTTTAGAAATCATGGATATAACCAACGGCCGGCGAAACCGTCCGAGAGCGATTCTAACGCCGTGAAACAAAGAAGCTTTCTGGCCCTGGGGCCCCAGGGCTTCCACCGTCTCGCCTACACGGAATGGGGCGATCCCCGCAACCTCCACGTGGTGATCTGCACCCATGGTCTCACCCGCAACAGCCGGGACTTCGATACCCTGGCCCGGGCCTTGGCCGGGGACTACCGGGTGATCTGCCTGGACGTGGCCGGCCGAGGCAAGAGCGAGTGGCTGGCCGAGCCGGCCCATTACGGCTACCCCCTTTATGTCTCGGACGCGGCGGCGCTGGTGGCCCGGGTGACCGGCCCCCGTCCCTCCCTCTGGTGGCGCTTTTTCGCCTTCCTGACCGGGCGGGACCCCCAACCCAAGGTGGACTGGGTGGGCACCTCCATGGGCGGTCTCATCGGCATGATGCTGGCCGCTCGGAAAAATTCCCCCATTCGCCGGCTGGTGTTGAACGACGTGGGGCCGGTCATTCCCCGGGAGGCCCTGAACCGGATCGGCCGCTATGTGGGCAAGGACCCCCGGTTCGATAGCCTGGAGGCCTTCGAGGCCTATTTGCGGGAAATCCACGCCCCCTTCGGGCCCCTTTCGGACGCCCAGTGGCGCCATCTCGCCCTTCACAGCCACCGGCGTACGGAAGACGGGCGCTACGCGCCCAACTACGACCCGGCCATCGGCGAGGCTTTCCGCCGGCCCTTTCTCCAGGACCTGGAGTTCTGGGACGTGTGGGACGCGGTCCGCTGCCCCGTGCTGGTCTTGCGGGGCGCGGATTCGGATCTCCTGACCCTGGATACGGTGCGGCGGATGCAGGAGCGGGGCCCCGGCGCCCGTTACGTGGAATTTCCGGGGGTCGGCCATGCCCCGGCCCTCATGAGCGAAGACCAGATCCGGCCCATCCGGGACTTCTTGCGGGCAAAAGCGCCTTGAGGCGCCGTATCGACGATCCGGGTCTACGACACTTTCTGTGGGAAATTCGACTCCGGGACGTCATCGCGGCCTGGTTCTGGCACTCCCGACTTGCCGCCAATCGTTTGTTCAGTAAGCGCTTTTATCGCGATGCCGCGACGCGCAACACCGTGGCACAGTGTTTGCAGCGCTCCGAGCGCGGGGGCCGTTCGCGACGGCTCTGGGCACGACACCGAGAACGGGACGACCAATGTTGAAGCTCATCCACACCGCCGAGCGGTCCGCCGGACCTTCAGGGGAAGGCCCGGCAGCGGGCATGGACCTCCAGGGCTTGCTGGATCGCCTGGACCAGATGGTGTACCGCTACCGCACCGATGGGGAAGGGGCCATGGAGTTCGTGGGCGGCGGCTGCCTCGTGGTCACGGGATTCCCCGCCGACGACCCGGTGTTTCGCTCCCGCGCGGCCTTCGAGGAATTGATCCTGCCCCAGCACCGGCGGCGCGTGCGCCGGGCGATCGAGGAGGCCCTGGCGGCCTGCCAGCGCTTCGAAGTGGAATACCGCCTGATCGACGCCTTCGGCCAGGCGCGCTGGGTGCTGGAGCGGGGCATCGGCATCATCGATGCCAACGAGCGCTGCGTCGCCGTCGAGGGCACGGTGACCGACATCACCGCCCGCAAGCATTGGGAGCGCTCCCTCAGGAAGTCCGAAGAGCGCTTCCGCGGCACGGTGGAGCACGCGGCCGAAGGGATTTTTCAATGCACGCCCGAGGGCGCCTGGCTCTACGCCAATCCTGCCGCGGCCTCCCTCTTCGGCTACGGATCCCCCCGGGAGCTCATGGCCTCCGTCTCCAACATCGCGCTGCAACTGTACGCAGAGCCCGCCCGCTTCGCCGAGTTCCAGCGGCGGCTGCGGGAGGAAGGAACGGTCATCGACTTCGAGGTGGAGATCAACCGCAGCGACGGGGAAAGCCTGTGGGTGCTCCAGAGCGGGCGCGCGGTGTACGGAAAACGGGGCGAAATCGCCTATTTCGACGTCTTCGTTCGGGACGTAACCGAGCGCAAGCAGCACCTGGAAGCGATCCAGCACCAGGCCACCCACGATCCCCTCACCGGGCTACCGAACCGCAACGATCTCTACCGGCGCCTGCAGCAGGCCATGTCGGAAGGCGCCCGCAGCGGCTCGCCCCTGGGGCTCGCCCTGCTGCATCTGGACGGGTTCCAGGAGATCAACCGGCGCCTCGGCTACTTGATGGGGGATCAGGTGCTGCGGGCCGTGGCTCAGCGCCTGGGCGTCTCGGTGCGGGAAAAGGACGCCGTGGTACGCATCGGCGGCGGACAGTTCGCCTTGCTCCTGCCCGGCGAGCCCGACGGGGGCGCCATCATCGATCAGGTGAACCGAGTGGTGCAAGTGATCTCCCAGCCCCTCCTCCTCGGGGGCGAGGAGCTGTGCCTCACCTTGAGCGTGGGCTTGAGCCTGTTCCCCGAGCACGGGGGCAGCCCCGAGAAGCTCTTCATCCGGGCCGAGGAAGCCATGAACGCCGCCCGGGACGCGGGCGGCAATACCCTGCGCCTGTATCGTCCCACCGAGTCCACGGTGAGCGACACAGCAAGCGGCACCTGGTCCAAGGCTCCCAGTGCGGCGGGGCCCCTGGACCCCCTCAAGCGCCTGTACGCCCGCCTGCGCCCCCAGTCCCGGCCTTGACGCGACCCCGGGCCGGGCGGAAGATGGTATGAATTGCGCCGCCCTTTCACCGCTTTCTTTCCTCTCATCCCATGCTCATCTTCGAGCTAATCGCCGAGCAGCGCATCCAGGAAGCGATCGAGGCCGGAGAATTCGACAACCTGCCGGGGGCCGGCAAGCCCCTCGCCCTGGACGACGACTGCATGGTGCCCGAGGCCCTGCGCGTCGCGTTGCGGGTGCTCAAGAACGCGGGCTACGTGCCGCCGGAAGTGGAGCAGCTCAAGGAGCTGCGGGAGCTCACGCGCTACATCGAAGCCGCGCCGGAGGAAGAGGAGCGGCGCCGGGCGATCGCCAAGCTCAACCTGCTGTCCCTTCGCCTCTCCCTGTCCCGGGGCCTGGGGGGAAGCTTGCGCATCGACTCCCAATACTACGAGAAGGTCATCCATCGCCTGGCGGGCCATCACGGGAAGTGATGGGGCGTCGCGGTCCGCGAGGTGTCGGCGCGGTAAAAGCGTCAGAGCATCTCGATATAATAAAATTTCATCGCATCGCACCCTTTTCCGAGCATGCTGTTTCTCGAGCTCAATCACGGCAAGTGCAAGACCTATCTGTTAGGCTGCGACGAGACCCGCCGGGCCGCCCTTATCGATCCGTTGCGCGAGCGGATCGAGCGCTACCTGGGGGTGCTGGCCTATCACGGCTACCGGCTCGAGTACGTAATCGACACCCACACCCACGCCGACCACCGCACCGGCCTCTTCGAGCTGGGGGAGCTCACCGGCGCGAAGCGGGTGATGCACCGCCAAGCCCCCGCCCCCCACGTGGACCTGCACGTGGACGAGGGCGACGCGCTGCGAGTGGGAAATCTGACGCTCAAGGTGTTGCACACTCCGGGCCATACCCCCGACAGCATGAGCCTGTACGCGGAAGACCGGGTGTTCACGGGGGACACCCTCCTCATCCGCGGCACCGGCCGAGCGGACTTCGCCGGCGGCGACCCGGGCCTGCAGTATGACAGCATCGTGGGCAAGCTCTGCTCCCTTCCCGACGAGACCCTGGTCTACCCGGCCCACGACTACCGCGGCAACACCCGCTCCACCGTCGGCGAGGAGAAGCGCCTGAATCCGCGGCTCGCCGGCCGCACCCGAGAGCAGTACGTGGAGCTCATGAACAACCTGGGGCTGCCCCTGCCGGAGAAGATCCAGGAGGTGCTCCAACCCAACCAGACCGCCCTGGACGACGACGTGGTCCACTTCCCCACCATGGCCCAGCTTTCCCAGGTGCGCCAGCTTTCGCCCGAAGAGGTTTACCAGCTCGTTCAAGGCGGCCAGGACGTCCTGCTGCTGGACGTGCGCGAGCCCGAGGAGTACCGGGGCGAGCTGGGCCACGTGTCCGGCAGCCGGTCGATCCCCCTCAAGGAGCTGGCCAACCGCGCCGGGGAGCTGGAGGCTCTCAAGAGCCGACCCGTGGTGGCCATCTGCCGCGCCGGCGTGCGCAGCACCACGGCGGCGGCGATCCTCACGAGCCTGGGGTTCGAGCAGGTATACAACCTCAAGGGCGGCATGCTGGCCTGGAACGACCGCGGGCTGCCGGTGGAGCGTTGAGCTCCCAGCCGCCTCCTGGGGTCGGGACGCGCTCTCAAATCTCGGCGATCAGGCCACGGCGGGATCCTTTTCCGAAACGGGCGAGCCCTTTCGAGTCGCCGTGTTCCATGCCCCGCTCCAGCCCATCCCCTATTCGACCGGGAAGCCGGCCGCCTTCCACTCCGGGAAGCCATCCTGAAGGCGCCGGGCCTTCAAGCCTTTCTGGCGCAGCCGCGCCACCGCCTCGAAAGCCAGCACGCAATAGGGCCCCCGGCAGTAGGCCACGATCTCCCGGTCCCGGGGGAGCTTGGACAGCCGGCCCTCCAGCTCGGCCAGCGGAATGTTGATGGCTCCCGGCAGGTGGCCGGCGGCGTACTCCTCGGGCGGGCGCACGTCCAGCACCGTGACCAGGCCCTTGCGCGCCCGCTCCAGCAGCTCCCGGGCCGGAATGGGCTCCAGGTCGTCCCGGCTGGTGAGGTAGCTGCCCACCAGTTTCTCCACCTCGGCGATACGCCGCTCCGCCACCTGGCGAAGGGTGTGCAGGAGTCCCACCACGTCGTCCCCGGCGATCTCGTAGTAGACGCGTAAGCCCTCCTTGCGCGCCACCACCAGCCCGACCTGCCGCAAAGCCTGCAGGTGCTGGGACGTGTTGGCCACCGACAGGCCGGAGACCTTGGCCAGCTCCTCCACGCTGCGGGGCCCCTGGGCGAGAAACTCCAAGAGCTCCAGCCGGTTGGCACTAGCCAGGGCCCGAGCCACCCGGGCGAATTGGGCGAACAGCTCGTGCTTGGCACCTGGTCTTGACATGACCGGAGAGTCGTCTCTACTATTCAATTGAATACTTGAATACTAACCCATTTTCCCCACGCTCCGAAAGAGAAGCGCCGGGAGCAGGAGGAAGGCTTTTGAACGGTAACGAGTTTTTCGCCGCATGGGAAGTGCCCTTGCGCCTTGCCGCATTCTTCGGCGTGCTGGGCGCCATGGCCTTCTGGGAGCTCAAGGCGCCGCGCCGGGTTCTGGCTCTGCCCCGATGGCAGCGCTGGCCCGGTAACCTGGGGATCGTGGCCCTCGACGCCCTCCTTGTCCGGCTTCTGGTTCCCGTGGCGGGCGCGGGAATGGCGATGCTCGCCGCCGCCCAGGGTTGGGGGCTGTTCAACCAGGTGCCGGTTCCGTTCTGGCTCGCCGCCTTCCTCTCGGTGGTTCTCCTCGACCTGGCCATCTACGTGCAGCACGTGGTCTTCCACGCGGTACCCGCGTTGTGGCGCGTGCACCGCATGCACCACGCGGACCTGGATTTCGACGTGACCACGGGCGCCCGCTTTCATCCCATCGAGATCGCGCTCTCCATGCTGATCAAGCTGGGCGTGATCGTCGCCCTGGGGGCACCCGCTATGGCGGTGGTGTTGTTCGAGATCCTGCTCAACGCCACATCCATGTTCAACCACGGCAACGTGCGCCTTCCCGCGGCGGTGGACCGGGTGCTGCGATTTTTGATCGTGACGCCGGACATGCACCGCGTCCATCATTCGATCAAGCGCCGCGAGACCGACAGCAACTTCGGCTTCAATCTATCCCTGTGGGACCGGCTGTTCGGCACCTACCGGGCCCAGCCGGAGGGCGGGCACGAGGGGATGACCCTCGGAATCCCCGATTTTCGCGACCCCCGCGACTGCGCGACGTTGCCGGGCATGCTGGCCATCCCCTTCCGCGGCCGCGCCGGGCGCGCGCCCCGTCTCGAGCGCGGCCATGAAGGCCGCTAGCCTGCTGCGCGGCGCCCTTGCGCTCCTGCTCGCCGGCGGCATCGTGGCCGCCGCCGTTCACTCCGGTGGCGCGGATTCCCTCGAGCTGCAGGCGCTGCTCGACCGGGCGGGTGTGGCCGCCCCCCTTGTCTTCATTGCCATCTATGCGGCGGGGGCGGTGCTCTTTATGCCCGGCTCGGTCTTCACCTTCGCCGCAGGCGCCCTGTTCGGGCCGGTGGCGGGCGCGTTCTATAGTCTCACGGGCGCAACCCTCGGCGCGACGCTGGCCTTCCTCTGCGCCCGTTACGTGGCCGGCGAGTGGGTGCGGCGGCGGGCGGCCAGCCGCCTGCAGGCGTTGCTCCAGGGGGTCGAAGCGGAGGGCTGGCGGTTCGTCGCGTTCGTTCGGCTGGTGCCGCTCTTTCCGTTCAATGGACTGAACTACGCGCTGGGCCTCACCCGCATCCCGCTGGCGCAATACGTCGCGGCCTCCTATGTCGCCATGCTGCCGGGGGCGGCGGCATATGCTTATCTGGGTTATGCCGGTCGGGAGGCGTTGACGGGAAGCGAAACCTTGATTCAGAACGGGCTCATCGCCCTGGCGCTCCTGGCGGCGGTGACGTTGCTTCCGCGCCTGGTGCAGCGCTTGCGCCGTCGCGGGATGGATACCATGGCGGAGATCATCGACGCGCCGACGCTCAAGCGGCGGCTTGAAGGTGGCGAGCCGCAGGCGATCCTGGACGTGCGAAATCCCGACGAGTATCACGGCGAGCTAGGCCACATTCGCGGCGCGCTCAATATTCCGGTGGCCGCCCTGCCGGACTCGCTGCCCCAGCTGGGGCCGTTCAAAGACAAGTCCCTCGTCGTCGTGTGCCGGACCGACAAGCGCTCGGCCAAGGCAGCGGAGCTGCTGCGGGGGAAAGGGTTCCGCCGCGTCCTGGTGCTCCGGGGCGGCATGGAGCAGTGGAACCGGGAAGGTTTTCCGGTCACCCGCTCGACTCCTTCCAACCCGAAAGGAAACCTTCATGGGCAGAACCCTCATCATCCTTAACGATCCACCCTACGGCACGGAGCGCAGCTACAACGGCCTGCGCCTGGCCATTTCTCTCCTCAAGACCGAGGGCGAAGCGGTCCGCGTTTTCCTGATCGGCGACGGGGCCGCCTGCGCCAAGAACGGCCAGAAGGTGCCCCAGGGCTACTACAACATCGCCGACATGCTGGGCATGGTCGCCCGCCGCGGCGGGGAGATCGGCGTGTGCGGCACCTGCCTGGACGCCCGGGGCATCGCCGACGCCGAGCTGGTGGAGGGCGCCCGGCGCAGCACCATGGCCGAGCTGACCGCCTGGACCCGGTGGGCGGACAAGGTGGTCCCGTTCTGAGGCCGACCCGAGCGGGCGGCCCGTAACGACCAACGTAAGGGCGCTCAGGGCGCGCTTTCGAGCTTGGGCCGCGGGATGGCGGGCGCCTGCCCGCGCTTGTAGACCATGAGGGTGCGCTTGAACGTGATCACCACCACCCCGTCCTGGTTGTAGCCCGTGGTCCTGACGGTCACGATGCCCACGTTGGGGCGCGACCTGGA
This region includes:
- a CDS encoding cysteine desulfurase; translation: MSATKEALVRHVAPAYRWREDFPVLKQQVYGKPLVYLDNAATSQKPAAVIEAERRYYEEYNANVHRGVHALSQKATDAYEGAREKVARFLNARSAREIVFVRGCTEGVNLVAQSYGRAVLKPGDEVLITAMEHHSNIVPWQMACQQTGAVLKVAPINDAGEMVFEEFERLLSERTKIVAAVHVSNALGTINPVGRIVERAHAVGAKVLLDGAQAAPHVPVDVQALDCDFYALSGHKIYGPTGIGALYGKEALLAAMPPYQGGGDMIKVVTFEKTLYNDLPYKFEAGTPHIAGAIGLGAALDYVAGIGMEAIAAHEHALLEYATEAVAGIKGLRLVGTARQKAGILSFVMDGVHPHDIGTILDHQGVAIRAGHHCAMPVMDRYGVPATARASFALYNTREDVDALVAGLRKVQEVFG
- a CDS encoding Fe-S cluster assembly protein SufD; translation: MKVDDLKANAAARYADDYAALADLLPGHGVPWVRKARERALERFRALGFPTLRDEDWKYTSVAPLERRHFPPAAGSVPSSELESTLAIHRFAHLDADLLVFVDGCFVPQLSRLGKLPEGAMVCSLAELLERGAEPLVPYFGSEAPAGPFAAMNTAFARDGAVVHLQPGVKLPRPLHLLILASGGGRAAHLRHLVLAEEGAQALVIEHYAGVPGAVAFTNTLTQISVGPGAAVEHVKLQQEDVKTVHLAGIHAEQRRDSRFVSHSMALGAQLARTDIAVALDDEGCETTLNGLYLVGGRQHVDHHTRIDHAKPRGTSREYYRGVLDGAGRGVFSGRVVVHPGAQKTDAEQTNNNLLLSQDAEVDTKPQLEIYADDVKCAHGATVGQLDEDMLFYLRSRGIGDVAARNLLTYAFANDVINRIGLKPLRVRLEEFVIGRLPEGEAIRELV
- a CDS encoding ABC transporter ATP-binding protein, translated to MLEVRNLHVTVEGKPILKGLSLKVNAGEVHAIMGPNGSGKSTLANVIAGREGYQVTEGEVLYMGRNLLELPPEERARAGIFLAFQYPVEIPGVSNVYLLKAAVNAVRKARGEPELDAMDFLKLVKDRMKLVQIPEEFLYRSVNEGFSGGEKKRNEILQMAVLEPKLAILDETDSGLDIDALKVVAEGVNSLRSPERAMVLVTHYQRLLNYIVPDFVHVLAQGRIIRSGGRELALELERHGYAWMAAHGGKGKEART
- the ycf24 gene encoding Fe-S cluster assembly protein SufB — encoded protein: MSTAAQQLDELIRREYQHGFETPIETDFVPKGLNEDIVRLISAKKEEPEFMLEWRLKAYRHWLTMREPGWASVRYPKIDYQDIYYYAAPKTKKERPKSLDEVDPELLRTYEKLGIPLKEQEILAGVAVDAVFDSVSVATTFKDKLAAMGIIFCSFSEAVREHPELVRKYLGSVVPYTDNFFAALNSAVFSDGSFVYVPKGVKCPMELSTYFRINAKSTGQFERTLIIADEGSYVSYLEGCTAPMRDENQLHAAVVELIALDNAKIKYSTVQNWYPGDKEGKGGIYNFVTKRGECRGANSHISWTQVETGSAITWKYPSCILKGDNSVGEFYSVALTNNYQQADTGTKMIHVGRNTRSTIVSKGISAGHGRNAYRGLVKVLKGADNARNYTQCDSLLMGDKCAAHTFPYIEVKNPTARVEHEATTSRIGEDQLFYCMQRGISAEDAVSMIVNGFCKEVFKELPMEFAVEAQKLLGVSLEGSVG
- a CDS encoding SUF system Fe-S cluster assembly regulator, whose protein sequence is MIRMSKLADYGTLVMTYLARHPAGVHNAAEIAAATQISLPTVSKILKILAREAILVSHRGMRGGYSLARAPEAITLMEIIDAIEGPIGLTECSSAPGSCEQETSCSVRVNWMKINAAVRQALTGVTLADMAQPTLAVINADQLLAHRRVRVNA
- a CDS encoding alpha/beta hydrolase; protein product: MKQRSFLALGPQGFHRLAYTEWGDPRNLHVVICTHGLTRNSRDFDTLARALAGDYRVICLDVAGRGKSEWLAEPAHYGYPLYVSDAAALVARVTGPRPSLWWRFFAFLTGRDPQPKVDWVGTSMGGLIGMMLAARKNSPIRRLVLNDVGPVIPREALNRIGRYVGKDPRFDSLEAFEAYLREIHAPFGPLSDAQWRHLALHSHRRTEDGRYAPNYDPAIGEAFRRPFLQDLEFWDVWDAVRCPVLVLRGADSDLLTLDTVRRMQERGPGARYVEFPGVGHAPALMSEDQIRPIRDFLRAKAP
- a CDS encoding hydrolase glyoxylase, yielding MLFLELNHGKCKTYLLGCDETRRAALIDPLRERIERYLGVLAYHGYRLEYVIDTHTHADHRTGLFELGELTGAKRVMHRQAPAPHVDLHVDEGDALRVGNLTLKVLHTPGHTPDSMSLYAEDRVFTGDTLLIRGTGRADFAGGDPGLQYDSIVGKLCSLPDETLVYPAHDYRGNTRSTVGEEKRLNPRLAGRTREQYVELMNNLGLPLPEKIQEVLQPNQTALDDDVVHFPTMAQLSQVRQLSPEEVYQLVQGGQDVLLLDVREPEEYRGELGHVSGSRSIPLKELANRAGELEALKSRPVVAICRAGVRSTTAAAILTSLGFEQVYNLKGGMLAWNDRGLPVER
- a CDS encoding ArsR family transcriptional regulator; translation: MSRPGAKHELFAQFARVARALASANRLELLEFLAQGPRSVEELAKVSGLSVANTSQHLQALRQVGLVVARKEGLRVYYEIAGDDVVGLLHTLRQVAERRIAEVEKLVGSYLTSRDDLEPIPARELLERARKGLVTVLDVRPPEEYAAGHLPGAINIPLAELEGRLSKLPRDREIVAYCRGPYCVLAFEAVARLRQKGLKARRLQDGFPEWKAAGFPVE